ATTAAATCCTAGTTGTAAAACAAAAACTAAAATCACACGATAAATCACTGACCCCAGCACAATAGCTAATAAACGTAATGGCATCGTCAATTGTTTCAGTAAGACTTCGCCAATGACAATAGAAGATAAGGCAACAACCACTGTACCCGTTCCCATTGAAATATCGCCAAAACTATTATCTTGTGCCACTAATGCACCTGCTAAACCAATAATTCCATTGGCTAATACGAGGGCAAACCGCTTCATGCTTGCTGTTTTAATCCCTAGGGATTTTGCCATTATTTCATTATCACCTGTCGCAATCATTGCCTGACCTAAATCCGTGCGGAAGAAGAAGGACAACAACAATACGACAATCATGACTATCATCAAACCAATAACAGTACGTTGGACTAATGTCGACTGAAATAATGTTGCAATGCCCTCGTCGTAAATCGTCGCCAAACGTCGTAGACTAACATTAGGTTTACCCATAATACGCAAATTTATCGAATAAAAACCTGTTAATGTAATAATCCCTGCTAATAATGAGGGAATATCGAATAAGGTCATCAACAAACCTGTTACATAGCCAGTCAACATCCCACCAAAAATTGCCGCTACCGTAGCCAGTATCGGACTTACTCCTTGCGTAATCAAACTGACCGCTACCGATACTCCCATTGTAAATGAAGCCTCACTGGTTAAATCAGCAAAACGTAAAATACGAAACGTAATATACAACCCAATCCCCATGATGCCCCATAAAACACCTTGAGACATCGCATTTAAATATATCGTCATTAGTTATTCCTCACTTACATCGGTTAATTTAGCTTTTAATGCATCTGATAATTCAATGCTCAAAAATTCTGCTGTTTTCGAATTGATTACGGACACTAATTTTTCCACATGTTGAATCGGCATATTACCAGGGTGTTTACCGTTGAACACATCGACCCCCATCAAAGCAGCTTGAATACCAATATCTCGTTGATTAATCGCCACCGCTGACAAGGCACCTTGTTTAACAAAGGTATCAACTGTCGAAAAAATAGGAATCTTCGCTGCATCTGTTGCATCCAATAAGGTTTCAAACGCGCTGGCAATTGTATTGTCCGAACCGACAAAGATGGCGTCCACTTTACCTGCAAGATTTTCTGCTACTAACTGCATATCTAATGTAGAGTCAATACCTTCAATTTTTGCTTCAATACCGAATTTTTTAGCGACTTCAGCTGCTTCTTTCAATTCAGCCAGCGAGCTATCTTCATTGGTCGTATATAACATCCCCACGGTTTTTACATCCGGCTGCAATTCCTTTAACAGCTCAAATTGTTGTTCATAACTCACTTTATCACTCACACCTGTGATATTGCCCCCGGGTTTTTCAAGTGAATCGACTAATTTTGCCCCTACTGGATCAGTAATTCCCGCTAAAATAATTGGAATTTCGCTCGTTGCATCTGCCATAAATTGCGCTACAGGTGTGGTGACTGCATAAATCACATCCGGTTTTTTATTGACAACTGTTTCAGCGATAGAGCTGAGTAAATTCATATCCCCTTCCGCATTATAGAAATCAACGCTTAAATTATCTCCCTCCTTATATCCGGCATCTGCTAAGCCTTTCTTTACACCTTCGACAATAACATCAAGAGAAGGATGACTGACTAATTGAACAATCGCAACATTTAAGGTTTCTTTTGCATGAACAGTGAAATGACTGACAGTTTGTGTCATCATCGCTACTAACATAATGCACAGTGTTAATATTTTTGATACTCTTTTCATCTTTAATTCCTCAATTCTTTTGTTTAATAAAAATACTCAGCAACGAATCCACACTACACGGATTCATTGCTGAGCAATATAAAAACCACGTAGCATGCTCTTTACAGTACATCTACGTGGTAAACCGATGAAACTCGCCACATAGATACAACAACAGTCGAAACTGGGCTGTATCCATGGAGTACGTTCTCCAAGTCTACAACCTATCTATGCCACGCTTGCCAGCGATTTGATTTTGTTGAATTAATTGAAAACATACTCAATGGCTCCTCTCCAAATTTGTTAGCCTTATCATAACACCTGTATGATAAACTGTCAACTAGTTTTTATTATTTTTTAATTTTTTACTCATAAATATGATTAGTTAATAGCACAAACGACTGAATATAAGTGTTTGCTCAAATACTCAGTCGTTTAAGTTCTATTCTGCTTTAAAGACAATATTTCCTATGCTTGCACTCATACAAACTCACCGTAATAACTCTATTCTTTTGTACGTCAATGGCAATACATTCCAGCTCGCTCATACCTTCTATTTTGTACTACACACACTATTGCTTTCCAGCTGTCGTATACGTCAAGCAACTATCAATATACTAGGATTCTAGTCATTCAAGACAAATCGCTTTTTATTGCACAATTTATTTATGACTCCAAGACGTTTCGTAAGTTATCTAATATCATTTGGGCGTAGGCATCCATACCGATAGGCGTTGGATGGATACCGTCATGAATCAACCATTCTGGATGTCCTTTAGCCAATGATTCCCAATCAATTAAATGAACATTTTTATTCGCCGACACTAACTCATTAATGACTGAATTCGTATCAGTCTCCCATTGTAAAAATTCCCCATATGTATTCACCCAAAATATATTACGGTTCGGTCCTAAAATATCGATTAATTCTTGCCCATATTCTTTTCTAAAGAAACCATTCGTACCTAACGCAATAACAACGGTATCAGATACTTTACCATCATATACCA
The genomic region above belongs to Aerococcaceae bacterium zg-1292 and contains:
- a CDS encoding ABC transporter permease, producing MTIYLNAMSQGVLWGIMGIGLYITFRILRFADLTSEASFTMGVSVAVSLITQGVSPILATVAAIFGGMLTGYVTGLLMTLFDIPSLLAGIITLTGFYSINLRIMGKPNVSLRRLATIYDEGIATLFQSTLVQRTVIGLMIVMIVVLLLSFFFRTDLGQAMIATGDNEIMAKSLGIKTASMKRFALVLANGIIGLAGALVAQDNSFGDISMGTGTVVVALSSIVIGEVLLKQLTMPLRLLAIVLGSVIYRVILVFVLQLGFNANDFRLISAIVLAIFLAFPTISISVRQAISTKGGA
- a CDS encoding ABC transporter substrate-binding protein codes for the protein MKRVSKILTLCIMLVAMMTQTVSHFTVHAKETLNVAIVQLVSHPSLDVIVEGVKKGLADAGYKEGDNLSVDFYNAEGDMNLLSSIAETVVNKKPDVIYAVTTPVAQFMADATSEIPIILAGITDPVGAKLVDSLEKPGGNITGVSDKVSYEQQFELLKELQPDVKTVGMLYTTNEDSSLAELKEAAEVAKKFGIEAKIEGIDSTLDMQLVAENLAGKVDAIFVGSDNTIASAFETLLDATDAAKIPIFSTVDTFVKQGALSAVAINQRDIGIQAALMGVDVFNGKHPGNMPIQHVEKLVSVINSKTAEFLSIELSDALKAKLTDVSEE